The following proteins are co-located in the Carassius gibelio isolate Cgi1373 ecotype wild population from Czech Republic chromosome A9, carGib1.2-hapl.c, whole genome shotgun sequence genome:
- the csrnp3 gene encoding cysteine/serine-rich nuclear protein 3, with protein sequence MSGILKRKFEEVEGASPCSSLRESEEEEISSTESGDSSDSVNPSASHFSHSSSASASSSSSTHALQRTASSILKREKRMRTRRVHFEKVTVYYFSRRQGFTSVPSQGGSTLGMSSRHSCVRQYTLGEFAMEQEKIHRDMLRDHLKEEKLNSIRLRLTKNGSVESEEANALTLDDISDDDLDIDNTEVDEYFFLQPLTTKKRRVLLRSSGVKKIDVEEKHELRAIRVSREDCGCDCRLFCDPETCACSLAGIKCQVDRMSFPCGCTKEGCSNAAGRIEFNPIRVRTHFLHTIMKLELEKSREQQQNSGSIAPNGNGFHGDPNSHCSPLMAGQHALEYAIPNTVPQTNIMHLQAGDDMDDTLDDEEEEDDEDEEDEEEDEDDEEDENEEDEDESSSLCSLSDSSTQSLENSDSEEEDDNEEEEKTEEFNTGFSNSEVAPPPSVMHYSENTVVSGNQTNGNSYFINSTAEYYPMEKATPPALLATANLSSEPFLGDTVSYKDKVNDSSKVMSQGPYNVTADQYTDYSQQPEQPYANHHLAVIGCCASQLDKSVQSKGTFLSQSGERSQMEFQNYMNNNTQETSYNANGKCYLAEQPKEMSHNLPEVSLADNTKGPTLLDTFAEPTPV encoded by the exons ATGAGTGGAATTCTGAAGAGGAAGTTTGAGGAGGTGGAGGGGGCGTCGCCCTGCTCCTCACTGAGGGAGTCTGAGGAGGAGGAGATATCCAGCACTGAGAGCGGAGACAGCAGCGACAGCGTCAACCCGTCAGCGTCACACTTCAGCCATTCttcatcagcatcagcatcatccTCATCGTCAACACACGCACTGCAGCGGACAG CGTCCTCGATACTGAAACGGGAGAAGCGGATGAGGACGAGGAGGGTGCACTTCGAGAAGGTGACGGTGTATTACTTCAGCCGGAGGCAGGGATTCACCAGCGTGCCCAGTCAGGGTGGCAGTACGCTGGGCATGTCCAGCAGACACAGCTGCGTGCGGCAGTACACGCTGGGAGAATTCGCCATGGAGCAGGAGAAAATCCACAGAGACATGCTCCGAGATCACTTGAAAGAGGAGAAACTCAACTCTATTCGTCTGCGG CTGACGAAGAACGGCTCGGTGGAGTCCGAGGAGGCCAATGCTCTCACGCTGGATGACATCTCTGACGATGACCTGGACATTGATAACACAGAGGTGGATGAATACTTTTTCCTTCAGCCACTCACAACTAAGAAGCGGCGTGTTCTCCTGCGCTCATCTGGGGTCAAGAAGATCGATGTGGAGGAGAAACATGAGCTACGAGCCATCAGGGTGTCCAGGGAAGACTGTGGCTGTGACTGCAGACTCTTCTGTGACCCAGAGACCTGTGCATGCAGCCTCGCTGGCATCAAGTGTCAG GTAGACCGCATGTCATTCCCGTGCGGTTGCACAAAAGAGGGCTGCAGCAACGCAGCCGGAAGGATCGAGTTTAACCCCATCCGAGTCCGGACTCACTTCCTGCACACCATCATGAAGCTGGAACTCGAGAAGAGCCGCGAGCAGCAGCAGAATTCCGGCTCCATCGCGCCGAACGGCAACGGTTTCCATGGAGACCCGAACAGTCACTGCAGCCCCTTGATGGCGGGCCAGCATGCGCTGGAATACGCAATCCCGAATACAGTCCCACAAACCAACATCATGCACCTGCAGGCAGGCGACGACATGGACGACACATTGGATGACGAGGAGGAAGAAGACGACgaagatgaagaagatgaggaagaggatgaagatGACGAAGAAGACGAGAACGAAGAGGACGAGGACGAGAGTAGCAGTCTGTGCAGTCTCTCCGACTCCAGCACACAGAGTTTGGAGAACAGCGACTCTGAGGAGGAAGATGacaatgaggaggaagagaagacGGAAGAGTTTAATACAGGATTTTCCAATAGCGAAGTGGCTCCGCCCCCTTCTGTGATGCATTACTCAGAGAATACGGTCGTGTCAGGCAACCAAACAAACGGCAATTCCTACTTCATCAACTCCACCGCAGAGTACTACCCAATGGAAAAAGCTACTCCACCCGCACTTTTAGCCACTGCTAACCTATCTAGTGAGCCCTTCTTAGGGGACACAGTGTCCTATAAAGACAAGGTTAATGACTCCAGTAAGGTCATGTCTCAGGGTCCTTACAATGTGACCGCTGACCAATACACAGACTACTCCCAGCAGCCAGAGCAGCCATACGCCAATCACCACTTGGCCGTAATTGGTTGTTGCGCCTCACAGCTGGATAAAAGTGTCCAGTCCAAAGGGACCTTCCTCAGCCAATCAGGAGAGCGGAGCCAGATGGAATTCCAAAACTATATGAACAACAATACACAGGAAACAAGTTACAATGCCAATGGGAAATGTTACTTAGCTGAACAGCCAAAGGAGATGTCTCACAATCTGCCCGAAGTTTCGCTAGCGGACAACACAAAAGGACCTACTTTACTAGACACTTTTGCTGAGCCCACTCCGGTTTAG